The Rhodopirellula islandica genomic interval CGCGACGAACCATGACATGCACGGGAGGACGGCTTGCGCGGTTTTTGAAGTGGAAAGTCTTCCGTCCGTCCCCCGTGATGTCTACCGTTCGCGGTGTTAACCGACGCCTGTTTTCCATCCCACTGATTGGTGCGCTCGAATCACGCCCATCCGATGCCAGCGGACATCTTTCGCTTGGGATTCGCATTTGAGATGACGGTTTGATGGGTGCGCTGACCAAGACAAACCAACGCCTGATCGTGACCGCACGGATGACCAACGCATTCCAACGCAACACGCACATCCAACGCCCCAAGATGGCAACGATGACAACCAACGCCTGAAGTGCCGACTGCCAATTGGGACACTGAATTTCCCTCGGCGATTTGAATTGGCTACACTGGCAACGTGCGGTGATGGATCGGGCCGTCGTCGTGTTCGAAATCGCGAACCAGTCGATGCACGTGAGTCGCCGCGTTTAGCTTTTTGAAGTGGTCAGTCGTTCGCGGCGACCACGTGATCGTGAACGTTCCCCGACTGAAGATCATGACGCAACCTGTTCACAGCTGCATGACGAAGGCTATCATCGCCGACGGCAACCAGTTGGAAACGGGGCCGCAATGGATCACCTCGCGACGTGCTAGACTTCGTCTCTTCGATGACCACTTGGTTTGCGGCGACTGGACCGTTCACTACGAGGACATACGCGAAGCCGTACTCGCGTCGTTTCGCTCGCCAATTCTTCGCATACCTGGCTACGTTCTTTCCGCTCGCACCGACGACCACACTTATCACTTCGGGTTGAATGGATGGCGATACTGGAAGGGTGATCTGCCCTTTCCTGTGAAACGAGCAAACACGCGACTGCGGATGTCTTGGCTTTCGATGGTGGCAAGGGCTATACTCATCGGGTACGTCGCGTATGCGGTTTGGCGATGGGCAACCTAACATCGATCCCGAAAAGAGCGGGGAACCATCGGATGCACCCGAGTCGGCGAGTCGGGCGTTTTGACAATGGGAAATTGCTCGCGCCGACCGGGTGATCCGCAACGTTATCCGACTGACATCCGAATGATGCAATGTTACCGTCACGCTTCAGACTTCGCACGCTTCTGATAGTCGTTGCCGTTGTCGCGGTTGCACTTGCTGCGTATCCAAAAATACGCCGCCACCTGCAGTGGCGGGAGGCTCGGCTTGCCGTGGAAAATTGGGCTGCTGGGTTAGATCGCTCATCGGACGGCGTCCAGCAATACACACACCTAAAGTTGTCGTTCGATCCATCGCTCCCAAATCCACTGGATGGCATTTCGTACTCCGTCATGACCGCAGAACCCGAAATGGGTACAATGGCCGACGGGACAGTTACTTGGACCACACACGCTGGCACAAAACCCGATCCGACGCGGTTTTTCGTCATCCCGCCTGGTAAATGGGTTGACGATACTGATGCCGTTATCGAAACGTGGGATCGTTACCGAGCAGAAGGATACAAGCACTGACCCCGCCTACTGCTCCTTCGCCCATTTGTCTACTCTGCGAGAACGGAAACAACGATCAAGCGATAGCCTCACTTCGCTCCATGTAAGCGGATAACCATCGCGTGAACCGGAGAACGCGAGCTAAGCGAATTGGCCGTTAGAGACTTACCCGCGCGTTCCCGGTTACGCGTAGCGTTCGTCGACGAGGAAAGTGTCCTGATGTTTCACGTTCCCACCGACGGCAGATGGGACGCGCAGTCGATTGCGGAATTGCTCCGCCACCGCGACCTTGATGCTTGCGCTGTCGACGACACTGTGCGGATCACATTGCCGCTAACGCAACCTCATTCATTAGTCGGTAAACTGGTTTGGAGTCTGTTTCGCCCCAGCCCACCGAAAATCACCATCTCTTATTCCTCCGAGAAATTCATTCGCAACGTCGACCTAGAGTACGACGTAATGAAGATGTCGATGGATTGCCCCTGCTTTGACGACATAGCGGAAGCAATGCGTCAACGTGGCTACTTAGCTGACGATGATCGCAAAATCGCCGCTCGTTACGTCCCAGGTTCTACCGAACTGGCCAAGCTTTTTGACGAGATAGATGAATTGCAGATTCAGAAGGAAGACCTTGTCGCAAAGCAAGATTTTGAGAACGCCGTGATCGTTCGTGACAAAGAAGAAGAGATTCGCAGCATTATCGATGCTATGCTATTCAAATTGGTAAGCCGAACAACCGACACAGAAAACCGCGACGAACCATGACATGCACGGGAGGACGGCTTGCGCGGTTTTTGAAGTGGAAAGTCTTCCGTCCGTCCCCCGTGATGTCTACCGTTCGTCGGCAGAGGCACTGATCTACTCATGGCAATTGAATGGCGTCCGACGCTCAAAGCGATCGCGCTTTCCTTCGTCCTGGGCATGGTTCTTGGGATGGCTTTTGGCGTTTCAATTGCGATTGCCTACCTCATTGGTGGCGAACGTGGCACCGCAATATATGATACTCCTTTCGGCATGATCGCTGGGTTCCTCGTTGGCGTTGTCCCGATTGTGGTCGGCGCACGGTATCTTGTTCGTGAGGTTGCGACTCGACCGTACTTGCACTGTCTGGTTTTCGGTATCGCGAATCTCGCAATCTCGCTTGCATTTTCGCTGTTACCCTCGGAAACCCCTACCAGTTTAACGGACTACCTTTACATGGCTGGCTTGATCCCAGTTGCTTTAATAACTTGCCGCATGATGTAAAATTGCATCTGATACTGATTGCAATTCCAAGAGGAGCGACGAACCAAAAATTGCACGGGAGAACGCGATCCGCTATTTTGGTTACGGAGAATTCCCCGCGCGTTCCCCGTGAATTTAGCCGTTATCCCACATAGGCACGCCTGCACGATGTTTCGCTGGTCCGTCCTCTTCTGCTTGATTCTCGTTTCGCAGGCCATGCTCTTTGCATTCCCGCCGCCTGAAATAAGCCACGCGAAACTATTGCATGACGCAGACCTCGTCCTGATCGTCCAGCCAACGCAAAGCAGTGACTCGAAAGAAGCTACTTTCACTACTCAGGTTCGTGAACGCCTCGTGAACTTCTTTACCGAAGTTAATACTGAGTTACGAGTGCTTAGCGTCCTCAAGGGCAAGCTCGATGGCAAGACTGTCCAGATCGCTCATTTGCGTTACGACTGGCCCAAGGCAAGAAGAAACGGTGAGACCGGCATCGGAAACGGCCCGAAGCCGGTTCAGTTTTTGATCGACCAAGAATCCGATGACCCCTTCGAGCCTGATAAGCTTGTTGGGCGAACTTATCTTGTTTATTTTGTCACCACCAAAGACAATCGCTTGTCTTTTGTTAATGGCGACATGGATTCCCACTACTCTGTCTTTGAAATTACTCGACCTTACCGAAACTAAAGGGATAACCATGGGTTGTTCCGGAGTGGGGCTTGCGGGCGGTTTTTTCTGCTTGCATGTCAAATCTCCCCACCCGGAAAACCCGGACGTTATCCGACTGAATGCGATGATCACGGCAATGCTACCCTTGGCTCGTGATCCACGCTGACACGACGCGTCTTTTGACAAACACTGCTCCGTGCTTCTCCTCCTGATCCTAGTCTGTACCGGCACTCTCGTACTACTGGACTGGGTTCGTGCCGACAATGCCTCGCACCGATACTCACGGTTCGGCCTGCACGGTTCTTACCTCGGTTCTCCATCTCACTTGGTCGTCCTTGGCTACGTTTACCTGCACTACTTCCTGATGTTGACGCTGCTGCCCGTTATGCTACCGACAACTGGAACCTTGCTTTGGTACGGACATGAATTTGGCCCGATTTCCCTGTCTAACGCTGCTCGATTAATGGCGTCCGCTGTTCTGCTATACTGCCTCGCATGTTACATCTTCCGACCAGCACGGCACCGCCGATTGCGTTTTGCGGACTCGCTTGTTGCCTCGTTCGAGATCGTGTTCGTCTGTTCGACATTCTTGGCGGTACCTCAAGACGTCGGATAACCAATAAGGATTTGACTTCGCGTGGATGCGACGGTTGAGTCACTTTCTCTTTCAGCTCTCTTCGTTCGTCGCGGTTCAAAACGCGTCGCCTAGCCGAAGCTCAAGTCCTCTGTTCAAGATGCCCGGTGTTGAACGCCGAGTCGCTCGCCCATTCGTCCTTGAGCTTTGCTTCTGAGCTTAACTCTCCGGTGCAGCCTTTGGTTCGCGTTAAGTGCAGTGCTTCGATGCTTGGACACGTGCTCCGACCCTGGTTGTGCTGAATCGGCAGTGAATGGCACTGATTGAGGTTCACTGCCCGGTGGGTTTGACGCGTGAAATTGCCGTCGAGACATATCGTCCTCCTTCGCCCTCCTGAAGACGTTCGAATTCGACCGGTCATTTCACTTCGCTGGTTCATGCGTTACCCACTGTCGTAGTAGGTCAGCCCGTGCTCGGGGCGGATGCCCTGCGACGAAAACGAGGTGTAGCTGACTTCAACCACTCGCATCACACCGCCACACAGGCGACACTTCATCGGCACGGTCAACGGTTCCGCTTGCGGCGCGTAGCCGCTGCCCAACCAGAAAGTCCAGCCAAGCATCGGCCAGACCAGCCAATTCTCGTCTTCGACTTTCACCTTGCTGCCCGCGCTCATCCAGCCGTAGTGACGGATCTTCATGAAGTTCGTCGGCAGCACGTGCTGCAAAAAGTTGCCCACGAAGTCGTCGCCGGCAACGGTCTTGTTCTGCATCACGTTACCTTTGCGACGAATCCGGTACGTCACAGTTTCCGAATTGACATTCATGATGCGGCTGTCGCTGATCGCGACTCGATGAACGTACGGTGCCAAGTACTTCAGCGTTGGAACTCCGTGCCCAACTGGCTGGATGTCGACGACGAAGTCTTTCGACCAAGCTTCACGGTTGACTTGGCCATACAGCCCAGCGGCACGAAGCTCGTCGGCGAGCTTCACCTTGTAGGTGCGGATCAATGTTCCGTGATGGAACAAAAGTTCTCCGGAGTTCTCTGCCATGACAGGGCGTGGCCACGCTCATCCAGTTTCACTCCGCCACCAGGAACGACATAGTGAACGTGCGGATGATAGGTCGCTGGATCACGCCCCCAGGTATGAAGCACCCCAAAGAATCCAAGTTGGCACCCTTTCAGGCTCTCGGTTGCCGCGCCCACATCGCGAACGCTCTGGCTGCTGGCGCCGAAAAAGCATCGGTAGCCGTCACGCTGAGAGCGTGCACGACCACTTGAAATCTGTCGTCTGGAAGCAATGGCCTGATCACTTTCGAGCCTTCGCAACAAACGAATGCGGCGACTACTTCGCGTTCGACACTGCGCAATCACCATTTAAGATATACTACGTGGGCCCCGAGGACTCCATGCCCGAGGCAATCGCCGGCTGCGAGAATGAAGGGTATGTTCTCGACTCGTTTGACGCTTGGTATGACCGAAAAATTGCTGCTTGGAGAGCGGAAATTTGTGATTTAGGCGAACCAGACGATGCACGTGTGTCGCCGAGTTGAGTTTATTGAAGTGGTGGGTCGTTCGCGGCGACCACGTGATCGTTAACGTTTGGCTATCGAATTAGATGTACGACTTCGGATCCTGGGAAGACCATTGTCACTTTCATGACCAGCGTGATTACGTTGGCTTGGTGGCCTACTGCAAGGACGAAGTCAAGCGTTCCCCCGGCGATCTATACGCTGCCGAGCGTTTGCTACAGGCATTCGTGCTTAATGGCGACTTCAACGACGCAATTGATTTTGGAGCGACGTTAGAACACGATTGCCCGGGCCGAGGGATGTTCTCACATCACATTCTCGACGCACTGTTTGCAATTGGAAAAACTGAAGCTGATTTCGATTGGGCCGAACCGCCAAATATCATACGGCTGGATCAGCGTGTCTCGGATAGCTGTTACGAATTCCTTCGACCCAAGCGGAAGCCTCGAACGCTCGATGATTTCCACACCGAGTTATGGCTGCACGATTACGTTGCATTCTCGGATGAAGAACTGCTACACTATTTGCAACGGGATGACCGCTTCGTCGTGAACGGTGACTCACCCTTGAATGCTGAGATCACCGTCGTGCGCAAACGCAAGAAAGCAGAACAATGACATGCATAGGAGCACGGTTTGCAGCTTTCTTCGCAGTGGATCGTCCACTCTCCGCGTCCCGTGATGCCTAACGTCATGCCGCCAAGCAGAACTGCACGCGAAAATGCTTGAACCTGAAACGATATCTGAGATTTCATCCATGGTCCGGTCTGGGTTCTATTCCCGAGACCGACTGCTGGAAATATTTACCGAGGAAATGTACGCACCCGATGAACTCGACCCTGCAGAGGTGTCTGCTGAGTTGGATGCACAGTTCACTCAATACGAAGAGGAAAAACAGTCCTACCCGCCAACGACTGATTGCGATCGCCTCGACGCTGCGTTCAAAATGATGAACGAACGTGGGGTCGTCGCCATCCAGAATGCTGGCTACACGCAAAGCGACGGATTCGAAGACGTTGGTGAGTCTTACAACCAGCATCCAAACAAGGAGTCTGTTTTGGGCTATTGTTTCTATCACGGCCAGGACCTGGAACGTGCGGTAAACGGCGTGGGATTGTACTTCGCGTTCGGCCCAGTCGACCCCGCAGATGAACAAACTGTCGGCATCGAGGTGGGAAATATCGTTCGCGACTCACTTGAGCGCAATGGCTTGGCGGTCGAGTGGGATGGGACATTTGAAAACCGCCTCAGCGTTCCCAAGCTGAATTGGCAGAAACGTTGATCGGCATCTTTACACGTAACAATGCCGCCCACCGGAGGACGGCACGGGGCGTTTACAAATGGACGATCAAGCCGCCGTCCCCGGTGACGTCATCCGTCGAACCTAATCGTTTCTCTCCGGTGCACTGCCTGGAGATGCGTCCTGGTCTTGAGTGACACGCATCCTGCGTGAGAGAGTGTTGGCGTCCCTGCCAACTCCGTTCCTCCAATTGTTCGACCGCTTACTCTGTTCTGTCGGGCATGCAATCTGCCTCGCGATCGCGCGTGCGTCCCATCTCAGCTTGGATGGCAATGCGTGGGCCCGGGGACA includes:
- a CDS encoding UvrB/UvrC motif-containing protein; the protein is MFHVPTDGRWDAQSIAELLRHRDLDACAVDDTVRITLPLTQPHSLVGKLVWSLFRPSPPKITISYSSEKFIRNVDLEYDVMKMSMDCPCFDDIAEAMRQRGYLADDDRKIAARYVPGSTELAKLFDEIDELQIQKEDLVAKQDFENAVIVRDKEEEIRSIIDAMLFKLVSRTTDTENRDEP
- a CDS encoding DUF6891 domain-containing protein; the protein is MLEPETISEISSMVRSGFYSRDRLLEIFTEEMYAPDELDPAEVSAELDAQFTQYEEEKQSYPPTTDCDRLDAAFKMMNERGVVAIQNAGYTQSDGFEDVGESYNQHPNKESVLGYCFYHGQDLERAVNGVGLYFAFGPVDPADEQTVGIEVGNIVRDSLERNGLAVEWDGTFENRLSVPKLNWQKR